In Drosophila miranda strain MSH22 chromosome XR, D.miranda_PacBio2.1, whole genome shotgun sequence, the genomic window CAGCCTTTTGTGATCTTATCGCTGCATAAAAACGTAATGTGTGCAAAAATAATATGATAAGTGTTAACAAGGGGTTCTCGAAATATATATTCcgaatgtatgtatgtgtgtaagCCGGTACTCCGTATGCATCCTAAAAATATTCGCTTATTGATCAGAATCAAGcttataatatacatatgcacataACGATGTACTGCCTTCGAGCTTCGAGCCCCTGCACTTTTTGAGTACCTGGTATGAAAAGAGACTGCTAAATTTGTTCGCAATCCAATACCGTATATCTTCAATCCATAAACAAGTAATTACCCAAACATTTTTTGAGTTTCTTATCTTTGGAGATCCTTTATAGCCTTCTGAGTCTATACGCTACTCATTCCTGACCGTTCAATTTACTTTTTTCGTTGATCATTTGTGTATGCATCCAATATTAAACTTTGTATAACTTGTTTGAACAGTTGTTCCAGTGTCTCGTAGTTTACACGAAAAAGAGCAGTCTAGAATAATTTAATACAGTCACCACAAAATGATTACAATTAATACCTACACATACTTGTGCAATTCAAATTGATTGTAATCATATATTACACAACAATATATAAATAtgaatgtatgtacatttatGTCTATATGCTCAACCTTAACAGGCATGCAATTCATTCCTTCTTAGCCCAAAATGTGTATAAAAAGCGCATGGGGCTTGCCACCTACTATGGAATATAATTCCGACAATGTCTGCGAATAGGGTACGACAATCTGGATACAAATTTTTGTACATATTGAGTGCTAAATTTCTAAGCTAAATATATCTCTCTATTACATAAATAAGATTTGGGTCGTCATGGTCCTGATATTTTAGCGTGTGCGCAGGGGGCTTGCTCCCTAgcatattataaaaatctcGTGTCCCGATGTTTGTGGTTCTGTTCCTTAAATTCATGCTTCAAAATTATATATTATTACTCCCAGAAGAaaccgtttccgaccccataaggtatacacatatattcttgatcagccaatagacgagtcgattgagccatgtttgtctgtccgtcccgatgagcgcctagatctcagagactacaagaGAGGGGAACCACACTGACTAAGTGTCGGGTATATATGTAAAGCCCCGGCCCTAGCCACGGctcacaacgtttcccctcgtttataaataaacaaaattttaTTATTGGTATAtttttacggtatattttaaatttcggtatatttctgaggtcAGACGCTCATAATCGAACGAAAACATGAGTCGTAATGGGCTATAGAAAGAGGTATGGACAACAGGAAAAAAACTGCCAAGACAAATTGCAAGATTCGTATGAACTCACCTCGCGTGTGAGGACAACATACTGTGAAGACAAAATCGGCAAGGTACATTGGGCAAATGGAGTGAAATTCACTTGCATGCGTTGCATTTTCTGGACCGTGTTGCCTGTTGTCCACTTCCTCTTTTTCCTTCCATtatgtagcaaatgtgtaGAATATATATTAGAATtagtgttgggtaaacattgCTCATTTTGGGGAacatgttcacttgttcttttttagtaAGTGAGTCAACTCACTCATATTGCTCACTTGTTCACCTgattgctcagttgctcaTTGCTCACTTAGATTGCTCAGTTTTTACTATTTCACTATACTTTCGAAGTATCGAATATACTTTGAATTGAGCGACATACTGAATTTTCAAACACAACACTAGTTAGAATGTAAAATCTGTTGTATCGACAAATCCTTCACTGCGTACATTGTTCAATATTGTTTATAATTTTTGATAAATTCGTTATGAAAATTTGTTTTTTGGGAGCACTGCACGAATAATTAATTGGGATTAATTTTATTGATTTTCGGTGTGACTTGAAACCGGAACGAACAGAACCTGTTTAACTGCATTATAGTGCAGCAATACGCAATCAGTTGCAATCAGTTAGTTGCTTTTTCACGCATCAGAAAGTCTCAGACATGGGAAAGAAAAATAGTAAGAATACTAAAAAATTGCATTATTTAGGTAATGTTACTTACTCCATCGTATTTCATTAAAATCTTAGAATATAAGGAGGCTGAGAAGCCTGTGCCCCCTGCAGcacagccacaacaacaacaaggtAAGTGAAATGCACTACAAATGTACTACAACAAAATCTTCTAGCATCTTCTGTATGTATAtgttgtatgtacatacatatgtatatataatatGTAACGTCCATTCCTCCGATAAGCAttgtaaatacatatgtacatacatacggGGGAATCACGAAATTCGCCGAGCCTTTGATGAAATCAATTTGGTGTGGGCTGACATGTGCACGAAAGATTTCACTCCTTTGTTTAGTGGAAAACACTagattttaatatttttcttGTTTTCCACTAAAATTATGAGCAGCTGCTGGTGCACCGGGTGCTCAGAACAGACCCACTCAACCCGCTAGACCCCCAGCCACTCCCACTGCATCCACAAGCTCCGCCGCTTCTGGGTCCCAACTACAGCAGGGAGGATGGCGAACACAGGACAGTCACCAGCAGCGCTCTCAGGCCGGGCAAGGCTGGGGCGGACAACAAAAAGGACCGCGGCAGCCAGGAGGCAGTCAACAGAGAGGACCGCAGAAGCAAGGAGGCGGACAAGAGAGAGGACCGCAGCAGCAAGGAGGCGGACAACAGAGAGGACCACCCCAAAAGCAGGGTGGCGCGGCTCTGCCGCCTCTCCCAGCAGGCACCATGAAGCGTGGAACTTTGGGAAAACCAGGTCAAGTATCTGTCAATTACCTCGACGTTAACTTGGACAAAATGCCAGCTGTGGCCTACCACTACGATGTGAAGATCACGCCAGAGCGTCCTAAGAAGTTCTATCGTCAGGCTTTTGATCAGTACAGAGTTGAACACTTGGGCGGTGCGATTGCCGCATTTGATGGACGTGCATCGGCCTACTCAGCTGTGAAGCTAAAATGCAGCTCCCAGGGCCAAGAAGTGAAAGTAAGTGCTGTTGTGTATTTCGCCGAGCTTGAGGAACCTTTAAAGTGAATATTGCTTTCTTGCCGTCCAGATATTAGATCGCCACGGCCGTACTCTGACTTATACTCTGGAACTCAAGGAGACAGAGGACCTGGAGGTCGATCTGAACTCGCTGAGAAAGTGAGTAAACCGTTATATTGAACCAAATGTGTCGGCAGAGAATCGGCATAATGCAATTTCccatttttccatttttgcAGCTATATGAAGAATAAGATATATGACAAGCCCATGAGAGCCTTGCAGTGTCTGGAGGTTGTGTTGGCGGCCCCCTGTCATAACACCGCCATACGCGCCGGTCGCTCGTTCTTCAAAAGGTCAGAGCCCGGTCAAGCCTTTGATCTGAACGACGGCTACGAAGCTCTAGTTGGACTCTATCAAGCATTCGTGCTTGGCGATCGTCCGTTTGTTAATGTGGACATATCGCACAAGTCCTTTCCGAAGGCCATGACGATCATTGAATATTTAGAGCAGTATCAGCGCCAGAAAATTGAGAAAAGCACAAATCTTGACTACAGGCGTTACGATATCGAATCATTCCTAAAGGGCATGAATATAGTATACGATCCGCCTGCCTGTTTTGCCAGTGCCCCTCGCGTCTTCAGAGTCAACGGGCTTTCCAAGTTTCCCGCTAGCAGTCAGAAATTTGAGCTGGATGGGAAGCAAACGACCGTTGCAGAGTACTTCCGGTCTCGGAAATATAATTTAAAGTATCCGAACCTGCTCTGCTTGCATGTTGGGCCGCCGTTGAAAAACATTTATTTGCCTATCGAACTATGTCGCATTGAGGATGGGCAGGCCCTGAATGTGAGTTCAACAAGTTCCTTTCACTGCAAATAATTTCCTGATTTGATTTCTTTACATCGCATTGCAGCGCAAGGATGGAGCTAATCAGGTGGCGGCCATGATTAAGTATGCTGCCACTTCCACCAACGAGAGGAAGGCCAAGATCATCCACTTGCTCGAATATTTCAAACACAACTTAGATCCGACCATCAGCCA contains:
- the LOC117185976 gene encoding protein argonaute-2-like isoform X1, whose amino-acid sequence is MGKKNKYKEAEKPVPPAAQPQQQQAAAGAPGAQNRPTQPARPPATPTASTSSAASGSQLQQGGWRTQDSHQQRSQAGQGWGGQQKGPRQPGGSQQRGPQKQGGGQERGPQQQGGGQQRGPPQKQGGAALPPLPAGTMKRGTLGKPGQVSVNYLDVNLDKMPAVAYHYDVKITPERPKKFYRQAFDQYRVEHLGGAIAAFDGRASAYSAVKLKCSSQGQEVKILDRHGRTLTYTLELKETEDLEVDLNSLRNYMKNKIYDKPMRALQCLEVVLAAPCHNTAIRAGRSFFKRSEPGQAFDLNDGYEALVGLYQAFVLGDRPFVNVDISHKSFPKAMTIIEYLEQYQRQKIEKSTNLDYRRYDIESFLKGMNIVYDPPACFASAPRVFRVNGLSKFPASSQKFELDGKQTTVAEYFRSRKYNLKYPNLLCLHVGPPLKNIYLPIELCRIEDGQALNRKDGANQVAAMIKYAATSTNERKAKIIHLLEYFKHNLDPTISHFGIRLENDFIVVNTRTLNAPQVEYKNNNLASVRNGSWRMDRMQFYDPKPKTHKWAILYGKIHYMSVVDFQGMIIELSGTVNVCLINKAEIRNYRDERELDSHFLDFKKNKFDLVFVIIPNSGSVYDVVKQKTELEHGILTQCIKENTVLRKCNLQCIGNIMLKVNSKLNGINHKLKEDPRCLLKNAMFLGADVTHPSPDQREIPSVVGVAASHDPFGASYNMQYRLQRSTLEEIEDMESITLEHLRVYHQFRKSYPEHIVYYRDGVSDGQFPKIKNEELRGISAACSEMRINPKICCVIVVKRHHSRFFPNGTPSQYNKFNNVDPGTVVDRTIVHPNEMQFFMVSHQSIQGTAKPTRYNVIENTGNLDIDLLQQLTYNLCHMFPRCNRAVSYPAPAYLAHLAAARGRVYLTGCTKFRTPKEEYAKRLIVPEFLKTNPMYFV
- the LOC117185976 gene encoding protein argonaute-2-like isoform X2; the protein is MGKKNKYKEAEKPVPPAAQPQQQQAAGAPGAQNRPTQPARPPATPTASTSSAASGSQLQQGGWRTQDSHQQRSQAGQGWGGQQKGPRQPGGSQQRGPQKQGGGQERGPQQQGGGQQRGPPQKQGGAALPPLPAGTMKRGTLGKPGQVSVNYLDVNLDKMPAVAYHYDVKITPERPKKFYRQAFDQYRVEHLGGAIAAFDGRASAYSAVKLKCSSQGQEVKILDRHGRTLTYTLELKETEDLEVDLNSLRNYMKNKIYDKPMRALQCLEVVLAAPCHNTAIRAGRSFFKRSEPGQAFDLNDGYEALVGLYQAFVLGDRPFVNVDISHKSFPKAMTIIEYLEQYQRQKIEKSTNLDYRRYDIESFLKGMNIVYDPPACFASAPRVFRVNGLSKFPASSQKFELDGKQTTVAEYFRSRKYNLKYPNLLCLHVGPPLKNIYLPIELCRIEDGQALNRKDGANQVAAMIKYAATSTNERKAKIIHLLEYFKHNLDPTISHFGIRLENDFIVVNTRTLNAPQVEYKNNNLASVRNGSWRMDRMQFYDPKPKTHKWAILYGKIHYMSVVDFQGMIIELSGTVNVCLINKAEIRNYRDERELDSHFLDFKKNKFDLVFVIIPNSGSVYDVVKQKTELEHGILTQCIKENTVLRKCNLQCIGNIMLKVNSKLNGINHKLKEDPRCLLKNAMFLGADVTHPSPDQREIPSVVGVAASHDPFGASYNMQYRLQRSTLEEIEDMESITLEHLRVYHQFRKSYPEHIVYYRDGVSDGQFPKIKNEELRGISAACSEMRINPKICCVIVVKRHHSRFFPNGTPSQYNKFNNVDPGTVVDRTIVHPNEMQFFMVSHQSIQGTAKPTRYNVIENTGNLDIDLLQQLTYNLCHMFPRCNRAVSYPAPAYLAHLAAARGRVYLTGCTKFRTPKEEYAKRLIVPEFLKTNPMYFV